The proteins below are encoded in one region of Halocatena salina:
- a CDS encoding glycosyl hydrolase has protein sequence MKLQAVVDGRVYASRGRTVLGGPPSRLERLGSLPNPLSGVAGLRYTLMTTSPWRSAIERVVGAYRTTNVWPITESVMVATVRRQLFVSHDGGRTWHHTHQLPPSSGIAGVLPTAVCAHQGAIYLGEYPLDDDVTPRIRRSIDEGRTWTTVLELPEVRHVHAICPDPYTGELWVTTGDRDPECHIGRLREGRFEPIGGGDQRWRAVALVFTPSAILWGMDCVYTDRNRIFRLDRTDLTERPTRSTLGVDDQSRSHTAARSTTSTDEHSAHDTCPSPTSVGSVPNSVYYGTTLTIDDTPWVVFSTAIETGGDSTAPDRRPTDRTQPTAGHDTATVVAASAKSEYTDWCELARFRTPTQPIEYVDSGGRFPTANTYVFLGSDPDHGVIVNPCNTATDHGRLITVSPETIVELAGAQSR, from the coding sequence ATGAAACTGCAAGCCGTCGTTGACGGACGGGTGTACGCGTCCCGTGGACGCACCGTCCTCGGTGGACCACCCAGTCGGCTCGAACGGCTCGGCAGTCTTCCGAACCCGCTTTCCGGTGTTGCCGGGCTTCGGTACACGCTGATGACGACGTCGCCGTGGCGGTCGGCGATCGAGCGAGTCGTCGGTGCTTACCGGACGACGAACGTCTGGCCCATCACGGAGTCAGTGATGGTGGCAACCGTCCGGCGACAGCTGTTCGTCTCCCACGATGGCGGTCGAACGTGGCACCACACCCACCAACTGCCGCCCTCCTCAGGGATCGCTGGCGTCCTTCCCACGGCGGTGTGCGCCCACCAAGGGGCGATCTATCTCGGGGAATACCCACTCGACGATGATGTCACACCGCGCATCCGTCGTTCGATCGATGAGGGACGAACGTGGACGACGGTACTTGAGCTGCCCGAGGTGCGCCACGTTCACGCGATCTGTCCCGATCCGTATACGGGCGAGCTGTGGGTAACGACCGGCGACAGGGATCCGGAGTGTCACATCGGACGACTCCGGGAAGGACGGTTCGAGCCCATCGGCGGCGGCGATCAGCGATGGCGCGCGGTCGCACTCGTGTTCACCCCCTCGGCGATCCTCTGGGGAATGGACTGTGTATACACCGACCGAAACCGTATCTTCCGGCTCGACAGGACCGATCTCACGGAGCGACCCACGCGGTCGACGCTGGGTGTGGACGATCAATCCCGATCCCACACCGCGGCTCGCTCGACGACGAGCACCGACGAACACAGCGCCCACGACACCTGTCCGTCGCCCACCTCGGTCGGATCCGTTCCGAACTCGGTGTACTACGGTACGACGCTGACGATCGATGACACGCCGTGGGTCGTTTTCTCGACGGCCATCGAAACGGGTGGTGACAGCACTGCACCCGACCGTCGTCCCACTGATAGGACCCAACCGACTGCGGGACACGACACGGCCACGGTTGTTGCCGCCTCAGCGAAATCGGAGTACACCGATTGGTGTGAGTTGGCGCGATTTCGGACGCCCACACAGCCGATCGAATACGTCGATTCAGGCGGGCGGTTCCCGACTGCGAACACGTACGTTTTTCTTGGATCGGATCCCGATCACGGGGTGATCGTCAATCCGTGTAACACCGCGACTGATCACGGTCGACTCATCACCGTCTCTCCAGAAACGATCGTGGAGCTAGCTGGGGCTCAATCTAGATAG
- a CDS encoding sulfatase — MPDPDVLFLVLDSARRDRVSAYGHDRPTTPTLDTLADEATVFEHAYVPAPWTLPSHCSMFTGLYPSEHGVTSGFTHQGFGLPANVPTLAERLAERGYHTAGFSNNPWVGQLSGLDRGFEEFVEWDLEVSRSANPIHGRRGQLYSKLHTALGHASRQPLVLLKRRFFTERLVSRAAEWLSHTADREAPTFTFLNLMEAHSPYYPPRDAFDALDLNRPSAIEARRLNVKLLTNIMGRARLDWETRERLLEYYDASLRYLDRMVDRLLSTFEQHGIYEDALLIICADHGKTLGEYDRDATPPHYVRDVNTMVPLLIKEPGQTTPKSIERPFELHRLFETVLEGTLDRSLPATPSTALIEDVVPHTGRDVDPSEITHWRMLSDGTHKYVTSVPTQDHTAMSQSTHDRNGHQSHPGSEIDEDRVEPRGKKQEYLLRGTGIDEALVEPESSVLDRFRSLLAERTEQFDTAVAADTADTGRLSGSIEAQLEDLGYLD, encoded by the coding sequence ATGCCCGATCCTGACGTTCTGTTCCTCGTGCTCGATTCAGCGCGGCGAGATCGTGTATCGGCCTACGGCCACGACCGGCCGACAACCCCGACGCTCGATACGCTAGCCGACGAAGCGACGGTGTTCGAGCACGCGTACGTTCCGGCACCGTGGACACTCCCATCACACTGTTCGATGTTCACGGGACTGTATCCCTCAGAACACGGCGTCACGAGTGGATTCACTCATCAGGGGTTTGGACTTCCAGCGAACGTTCCGACGCTCGCCGAGCGGCTCGCAGAACGGGGCTATCACACCGCCGGGTTCTCCAACAATCCGTGGGTCGGACAGCTCTCGGGGTTAGATCGTGGCTTCGAGGAGTTCGTCGAGTGGGATCTGGAAGTCAGCCGATCGGCCAATCCGATTCACGGCCGACGAGGACAGCTCTATTCGAAACTGCATACGGCGCTCGGGCATGCGAGCCGACAGCCGCTAGTCCTGCTCAAGCGGCGGTTTTTCACCGAGCGACTCGTCTCGCGCGCCGCCGAGTGGCTGTCGCACACCGCTGACCGTGAGGCCCCCACGTTCACCTTTCTCAATCTGATGGAAGCCCACAGCCCGTACTACCCGCCACGAGACGCGTTCGATGCTCTCGATCTCAACCGACCGTCGGCGATCGAAGCCCGTCGGCTCAACGTCAAACTGCTCACGAACATCATGGGCCGCGCCCGTCTCGATTGGGAGACGCGGGAACGACTCCTCGAGTATTACGACGCTAGCTTGCGCTATCTCGATCGGATGGTCGATCGCCTCCTTTCAACTTTCGAACAGCACGGGATATACGAGGATGCGTTGCTCATCATCTGCGCTGACCACGGCAAGACGCTCGGAGAGTACGACCGGGACGCGACGCCTCCCCACTACGTCCGAGACGTGAACACGATGGTGCCGTTGCTCATCAAAGAGCCGGGACAAACCACACCAAAGAGCATCGAGCGACCGTTCGAACTCCACCGGCTCTTCGAGACCGTTCTCGAAGGGACGCTCGATCGGTCGTTACCAGCCACGCCTTCGACGGCTCTGATCGAGGATGTGGTCCCCCACACAGGGCGAGATGTCGATCCCTCGGAGATCACCCACTGGCGAATGTTGTCCGATGGCACTCACAAGTACGTGACGTCAGTGCCAACGCAAGATCACACCGCCATGTCTCAGTCTACCCACGACCGGAACGGGCACCAGTCTCATCCCGGCTCGGAGATCGACGAGGACCGAGTCGAGCCAAGAGGGAAAAAACAGGAGTATCTCCTCCGTGGCACAGGAATCGATGAAGCCCTCGTGGAACCGGAGTCGTCAGTTCTTGATCGGTTTCGATCGTTGCTCGCCGAACGAACGGAGCAGTTCGACACGGCAGTGGCTGCTGATACCGCAGACACAGGACGACTGAGCGGGAGTATCGAGGCTCAGCTGGAAGATCTCGGCTATCTAGATTGA
- a CDS encoding flippase, whose translation MRGLQAMLVAEGARMVSKGLIVIVLANYFLSPDEYGLLFLSLSVLGTGLLFSYLGFAKSAARYITEYKAKDPTQIPHIITTSLQYNLVSIIVVSTTFVLGSGFIAGMINEPAIQPFLVVGSLYVATMTLSKFTTVVFQGFNRVRWSACIGALSNVSLLVFTVGFLLAGLGAIGALAGYVLGHALAAVVGLGVIFGRFIPKYAGGGGMDSELPGKILRYSIPLTITRSGHTLDKDVDTILVGFFLNPAAVGFYVLGKQIADFVTVPATSLGFAVSPAYGEQKASNAIGRAGELYEHAFVHTIMLYLPAGAGLILVSEPTIRYVFGAEYLGAVPVVQVFGVYIILRAIDKITNDGLDFVGRARDRAIAKTGASVGNVILNVLLIPVIGVVGAALSTVITYTALIGVEIYIINQEFPIARARLGRKTLLICAITALMSVVVVVLLPLVTDLVSLLTVIAIAGGVWAGLALVSGLIDIALVQSFIKSVTE comes from the coding sequence ATGCGTGGTCTACAAGCCATGCTCGTCGCCGAAGGAGCACGCATGGTATCCAAGGGTCTCATCGTTATCGTGCTTGCGAACTACTTCCTGTCGCCCGATGAGTACGGGCTGTTGTTCCTCTCGCTGTCCGTACTCGGAACCGGACTGTTGTTTAGCTATCTCGGCTTTGCCAAATCGGCCGCCCGCTACATCACCGAGTACAAAGCCAAAGATCCCACCCAGATCCCCCACATCATCACCACCTCGCTTCAGTACAATCTGGTGTCGATCATCGTCGTCAGTACCACCTTCGTGTTGGGAAGTGGGTTTATCGCGGGAATGATTAACGAGCCAGCAATCCAACCGTTTCTGGTCGTCGGATCGCTGTACGTCGCCACGATGACCCTCTCTAAGTTCACGACGGTCGTGTTTCAGGGGTTCAATCGCGTGCGCTGGAGCGCGTGTATCGGTGCGCTGTCGAACGTCAGCCTACTGGTGTTCACCGTCGGCTTCTTACTGGCCGGGCTCGGTGCCATTGGGGCGCTAGCTGGCTACGTACTCGGGCATGCACTCGCCGCGGTCGTGGGGTTGGGTGTCATCTTCGGCCGATTCATTCCAAAGTACGCTGGGGGTGGTGGTATGGATTCGGAGCTACCGGGCAAGATCCTCCGGTACAGTATCCCGCTCACGATCACGCGCAGCGGCCACACGCTCGATAAGGATGTCGACACCATTCTCGTCGGGTTCTTTCTGAATCCCGCCGCTGTCGGGTTCTACGTTCTCGGCAAACAGATCGCCGATTTCGTAACGGTGCCAGCGACATCGCTTGGGTTTGCCGTCTCACCGGCGTACGGCGAACAGAAAGCGAGCAATGCGATCGGTCGGGCCGGGGAACTGTACGAACACGCGTTCGTTCACACTATCATGCTGTACCTTCCCGCTGGCGCTGGACTCATACTCGTCTCCGAGCCGACGATCCGGTACGTGTTCGGAGCTGAGTATTTGGGTGCCGTCCCCGTCGTGCAGGTCTTTGGTGTATACATCATCCTTCGGGCGATCGATAAGATCACTAACGATGGACTCGATTTCGTCGGTCGCGCGCGTGACCGCGCGATCGCAAAGACCGGGGCCTCAGTCGGCAACGTCATCCTGAATGTGCTCCTCATCCCCGTCATCGGCGTCGTCGGTGCTGCGCTCTCGACGGTCATCACCTACACCGCGTTGATCGGCGTCGAGATCTACATCATCAACCAGGAGTTCCCGATCGCACGAGCACGGCTCGGTCGTAAAACGCTGCTCATCTGCGCGATCACAGCACTCATGTCCGTCGTCGTCGTCGTGCTGTTACCTCTCGTTACTGATCTCGTCTCCTTACTCACAGTGATCGCCATCGCCGGGGGAGTGTGGGCGGGACTAGCTCTCGTGAGTGGACTCATCGACATCGCGTTGGTGCAGTCGTTCATCAAAAGTGTGACGGAGTGA
- a CDS encoding small ribosomal subunit Rsm22 family protein, giving the protein MNDDQRTQVRDTARYLHNVRPIDPEELYEYVEGQPHPAAVRQVLREQAFDLELIERDEVFVPVPDDPVDVSFDGGSVPTEYTERLDALLCERFGTDWPTGESGERLRQLIVQIKDDYLHQRPVEYDRDTALAYAIYHLYDNYAVTQHALMELVRGDLVDHRLRVLDVGAGIGGPALGLLDLLEPCLIDYHAVEPSAAASVFEALVEPSRNQSVTVHRTRAEAFEPPEEYDLMLFANVLSELDDPVSTVDRCLDALTPDGTCLLLAPADRNTATGLREIERTLADELGCTVYAPTVRLWPDLTPGARVEGWSFDVEPDVSVPSVQRRLADAVSETSEPDSSAFVNTDVQYAYSMLRRDDRRRITVTPDSSRFTPMADAETHVSDRIDLLAVKLSHDLGGEHPLFLIGDGSQQIDHFAVLVRETGLNDALIHTPYGGLLAFENALLLWNDDETAYNLVVDGETVVDRLA; this is encoded by the coding sequence ATGAACGACGACCAACGAACACAGGTGCGTGACACTGCTCGCTACCTGCACAACGTCCGCCCGATCGATCCCGAAGAGCTGTATGAGTACGTCGAAGGACAACCGCACCCTGCAGCTGTCAGGCAGGTGCTACGCGAACAGGCGTTCGATCTCGAACTCATCGAACGGGATGAGGTTTTCGTCCCTGTTCCCGATGATCCCGTCGACGTTTCGTTTGACGGCGGAAGCGTTCCGACGGAGTACACCGAACGACTCGATGCCCTGCTGTGTGAACGGTTCGGGACCGACTGGCCGACCGGCGAATCGGGCGAACGCCTCCGGCAACTGATCGTGCAGATCAAAGACGACTACCTCCACCAACGCCCGGTCGAATACGATCGTGACACCGCGCTCGCGTACGCCATATACCACTTATATGATAATTATGCAGTCACACAGCACGCGCTGATGGAGTTGGTTCGCGGGGATCTGGTGGATCACCGGCTTCGGGTGTTAGACGTCGGGGCAGGCATCGGCGGACCGGCGCTGGGGCTGCTTGATCTCCTGGAGCCGTGTCTGATCGACTACCACGCCGTGGAGCCGAGCGCAGCCGCATCCGTGTTCGAGGCGCTCGTAGAGCCGAGCCGCAATCAGTCGGTGACGGTTCACCGCACCCGAGCGGAAGCGTTCGAGCCGCCAGAAGAGTACGACCTGATGCTGTTTGCCAACGTTTTGAGCGAACTCGATGATCCGGTGTCGACGGTCGATCGCTGTTTGGACGCGCTCACACCCGATGGGACGTGTCTGTTGCTCGCACCGGCCGACCGAAACACAGCGACAGGACTTCGTGAAATCGAGCGGACGTTGGCCGATGAGCTGGGCTGTACGGTGTACGCACCGACGGTTCGACTGTGGCCGGACTTAACGCCTGGTGCCCGAGTCGAGGGATGGTCATTCGATGTCGAGCCTGACGTTTCGGTGCCATCGGTTCAGAGACGACTCGCGGATGCAGTGTCAGAAACGTCGGAGCCTGACTCCTCGGCGTTCGTCAACACCGACGTCCAGTACGCCTACTCGATGCTTCGACGGGACGATCGCCGGCGGATTACGGTCACTCCTGATTCGTCACGGTTCACACCGATGGCTGACGCAGAGACCCACGTTTCGGATCGGATCGATCTCCTCGCTGTGAAGCTGAGTCACGACCTCGGCGGGGAGCACCCGCTGTTTTTGATCGGTGATGGAAGCCAGCAGATCGACCACTTTGCGGTTCTCGTCCGCGAAACCGGACTCAACGACGCGCTCATCCACACACCGTACGGCGGGCTGCTCGCGTTCGAGAATGCACTCTTGCTCTGGAACGACGACGAAACGGCGTACAATCTGGTCGTAGACGGAGAAACAGTCGTCGATCGACTGGCGTGA
- a CDS encoding GIY-YIG nuclease family protein, translating into MTSENDISEWNKQPPDPDLEQDLGYDLDSWEVTDTHCKGEEHLVFLPSSNRIRRDNEFIVAHPDDVCDLFDMI; encoded by the coding sequence ATGACGAGTGAAAACGACATCTCAGAATGGAACAAACAACCGCCTGATCCCGATCTCGAACAGGATTTAGGCTATGACCTCGACAGTTGGGAGGTAACGGACACCCATTGCAAAGGCGAGGAACATCTCGTATTCCTCCCTTCGTCCAACCGAATACGCCGAGATAACGAGTTCATCGTCGCACACCCCGATGACGTGTGTGATTTGTTCGATATGATCTGA
- a CDS encoding glycosyltransferase family 4 protein — protein sequence MTSDRLLIVGTLGGGGIHQYIEQQYRHLDSVEASVYDMVSDPKGEGGWWLFTSVIASVWAAIRFPFRAPPDVIHVHTSHRFSFYRSAFYVLYASIVWDRPVVLHVHGSSFDSFVTTDSWLINRIQAFVFGECDRIIVLSPYWQEVLSTCVPEEKIRVLPNAIAPSEYSPVFETDTQHVVFVSNLVERKGVFELAGAIEDLLDENPEKNGTDVRFSIAGSGPLKERVESLADQHEAVEYLGYVSERKKRTLLDSGTIFVLPAYAEGLPIALLEGMAGGNAVVSTTVGSIPEVIDEENGLLVEPKNTTQLSDALATLVADPERTEAMGRENRRLVSETYSWDTTQQTLQEIYAELPA from the coding sequence ATGACCTCGGATCGACTACTCATCGTTGGAACGCTCGGTGGTGGTGGTATCCACCAGTACATCGAGCAACAGTATCGTCATCTCGACTCCGTCGAGGCGTCAGTGTACGACATGGTGTCTGATCCGAAAGGAGAGGGGGGATGGTGGCTGTTCACCTCGGTGATAGCGTCGGTGTGGGCCGCGATTCGGTTCCCGTTTCGGGCACCGCCGGACGTGATTCACGTCCACACCTCACACCGGTTTTCGTTCTATCGATCGGCGTTTTACGTCCTGTACGCGTCGATCGTCTGGGATCGACCGGTCGTGTTACACGTCCACGGCTCCTCGTTCGATTCGTTCGTGACGACCGACTCGTGGCTCATCAATCGGATACAGGCATTCGTGTTCGGGGAGTGTGATCGTATCATCGTGTTGTCTCCATACTGGCAGGAGGTGTTGTCCACGTGCGTTCCCGAAGAGAAGATCCGCGTTCTCCCGAATGCGATCGCTCCATCGGAGTATTCGCCCGTCTTCGAGACCGATACTCAACACGTGGTGTTCGTCTCGAACTTGGTCGAACGGAAAGGGGTGTTCGAGCTGGCTGGAGCCATCGAGGATCTCCTCGATGAAAATCCGGAGAAAAACGGGACGGACGTCCGGTTTAGCATCGCTGGGAGCGGACCGCTCAAAGAGCGGGTCGAGTCGCTCGCCGACCAGCACGAGGCCGTCGAGTATCTCGGCTACGTTTCCGAGCGCAAGAAGCGGACGCTCCTCGATTCGGGTACGATATTCGTGCTCCCGGCGTACGCTGAGGGGCTGCCGATCGCGTTGCTAGAGGGAATGGCTGGCGGTAATGCCGTCGTCTCTACCACTGTCGGGAGCATTCCAGAAGTCATCGACGAGGAAAACGGGCTGTTGGTCGAGCCGAAGAACACGACCCAACTGTCGGATGCACTTGCCACGCTCGTGGCAGATCCGGAGCGTACCGAGGCGATGGGCCGAGAAAATCGCCGGCTCGTCTCCGAGACGTACTCGTGGGATACGACACAGCAGACCCTTCAGGAAATCTACGCCGAACTACCAGCGTGA
- a CDS encoding Gfo/Idh/MocA family protein: MVLRTAVIGAGIISGKHLSALRECPNTTPVAVCDLDEKRAGRMAKEHKTAAYTDIEELLAGEQLHWLHICTPVQTHVTLAQTALAAGIPVLIEKPITMTNEELQKLVETADANDVTVSPVHNHMFDPAMRKARTLLEQGVVGELRGVDVTYTGASFADEPNRGSWTFELPGGEFEEGIPHPLYLALVMGGYPNDAGEIDVQTALTTSYENPFTYDTTQIQYRSETGTLCSIRVSAGEIPVHRIDVHGSDGSLVVDLVSQTVVPLGTDYTATSVHRARNNLDRAARRILGTATAFYDVLNNRFNNSWETERQLDSHYYQIDAEASALIRGNAPPVPIEQAEWVITLMEQIRDEAEEGAPLISTQSFERSS; this comes from the coding sequence ATGGTCCTCAGAACAGCGGTCATTGGTGCAGGTATCATCTCCGGAAAACATCTGTCGGCGCTTCGGGAATGTCCGAACACGACGCCGGTTGCGGTTTGTGATCTCGACGAGAAGCGAGCGGGACGAATGGCCAAAGAGCACAAGACGGCGGCGTACACCGACATCGAGGAGCTACTGGCCGGGGAACAGTTACACTGGCTCCACATCTGCACCCCGGTACAAACACACGTGACACTCGCACAGACGGCGCTCGCAGCTGGTATCCCGGTGTTGATCGAGAAACCGATCACGATGACCAACGAGGAGCTACAGAAGTTGGTCGAAACGGCCGACGCGAACGACGTTACGGTGTCGCCAGTGCACAATCACATGTTCGATCCGGCGATGCGGAAGGCCCGAACGCTGCTCGAACAGGGGGTGGTCGGCGAGCTTCGAGGCGTCGACGTGACGTACACTGGCGCTTCCTTTGCCGATGAGCCAAACCGGGGGTCGTGGACGTTCGAGCTGCCCGGTGGTGAGTTTGAGGAGGGGATACCGCATCCCTTGTATCTCGCCCTCGTGATGGGCGGCTATCCGAACGACGCCGGCGAGATCGACGTTCAGACCGCGCTGACGACATCGTACGAGAACCCGTTCACCTACGATACGACGCAGATCCAGTACCGATCCGAAACCGGCACCCTCTGTTCGATTCGTGTGAGTGCCGGTGAGATCCCCGTCCACCGAATCGACGTTCACGGCTCGGATGGATCGTTAGTGGTCGATCTCGTCTCACAGACCGTCGTTCCACTCGGTACGGATTACACGGCGACGTCAGTTCATCGCGCCCGGAACAATCTCGACCGTGCCGCACGTCGGATACTGGGCACGGCGACGGCGTTTTACGACGTTCTCAATAACCGGTTCAACAACAGCTGGGAAACCGAACGGCAATTAGACTCTCACTATTACCAGATCGATGCGGAAGCCAGCGCGTTGATTCGTGGGAACGCCCCGCCCGTCCCGATCGAACAGGCCGAATGGGTAATCACGCTGATGGAACAGATCCGCGATGAGGCAGAGGAAGGCGCTCCCCTCATTTCGACCCAGTCGTTCGAACGGTCGTCGTGA
- the surE gene encoding 5'/3'-nucleotidase SurE, producing MNILLTNDDGIEGTGLYALYTALSEVGDVTAIAPATDQSAVGRAMSRRVEVDAHELGYAVDGTPADCVVVGMQALDTAFDLVVSGCNRGANLGAYVLGRSGTVSAAVEATFFDVPAMAVSMYIPGGDIDFRSFEPSVEEYEEPARAARYLAETTLESGVFEHADYLNVNAPMIDEGPCEMKITKPSQIYEIDAIEDEDHIVLRDRIFDQLADGSIDDPDGTDRRAIVDGHVSVSPLTAPHSMNNHETLTELATSYAHRATPD from the coding sequence ATGAACATCCTGCTCACGAACGACGACGGTATCGAGGGAACGGGGCTGTATGCGCTGTACACCGCCCTGTCGGAGGTTGGTGACGTGACGGCGATCGCGCCCGCGACCGACCAGAGCGCAGTGGGCCGTGCGATGTCGCGGCGAGTCGAAGTCGACGCTCACGAACTCGGATACGCGGTCGATGGCACACCCGCCGACTGTGTCGTGGTCGGGATGCAGGCTCTCGATACGGCGTTCGATCTCGTCGTCTCGGGCTGTAATCGGGGCGCGAACCTCGGGGCGTACGTACTCGGTCGGTCGGGAACGGTGAGTGCCGCTGTCGAGGCGACGTTTTTCGACGTACCAGCGATGGCTGTTTCGATGTACATTCCGGGCGGTGATATCGACTTTCGCTCGTTCGAGCCGTCCGTCGAGGAGTATGAGGAACCGGCGCGTGCGGCACGGTATCTCGCAGAGACGACCCTCGAATCAGGGGTTTTCGAGCACGCGGATTATCTGAACGTCAACGCACCGATGATCGATGAGGGTCCGTGTGAGATGAAGATCACCAAACCGTCACAAATCTACGAAATCGATGCGATCGAGGACGAAGATCACATCGTTCTCCGGGATCGGATCTTCGATCAGCTCGCGGATGGGAGCATCGATGATCCGGATGGTACCGACCGACGAGCCATCGTCGACGGCCACGTCAGCGTCTCACCACTCACCGCGCCACATTCCATGAACAACCACGAAACGCTCACGGAACTCGCCACTAGCTACGCACACAGAGCGACACCGGATTGA
- a CDS encoding prephenate dehydrogenase/arogenate dehydrogenase family protein, with amino-acid sequence MNVLVVGAGEMGTWFGGTLHASVAYADRDRKAAESAAATTGGRAVDLDTTERFDVVCFAVPISAVSDAIATHAERATHAVVDVTGIMKPAVSAMRTHAPEHERVSLHPLFGATYAPGRIAVVSDESGPVTDRIQSTLLERGNELFETTPDEHDRSMSTVQAKTHAAILAFGLASEPVREEFHTPVSEQLSALTERVTGGDPDVYAEIQAAFGGAEDVAAATRRIAEADAETFETLYRDAR; translated from the coding sequence ATGAACGTACTCGTCGTCGGCGCTGGCGAGATGGGAACGTGGTTCGGTGGGACTCTTCATGCGTCGGTCGCGTACGCTGACCGCGACAGGAAGGCGGCAGAGTCCGCTGCGGCCACGACAGGCGGCCGGGCTGTCGATCTCGACACGACCGAGCGGTTCGATGTCGTCTGTTTCGCGGTGCCGATCTCTGCCGTTTCGGACGCGATCGCTACCCACGCTGAGCGGGCCACCCACGCCGTGGTTGACGTCACTGGAATCATGAAACCAGCTGTCTCTGCAATGCGGACACACGCGCCCGAGCACGAACGCGTGAGTCTGCATCCGTTGTTCGGAGCCACATACGCACCGGGTCGGATCGCCGTGGTGTCTGATGAGTCCGGTCCTGTCACCGACCGGATCCAGTCGACGTTGCTCGAACGCGGTAACGAACTGTTCGAGACCACTCCGGACGAACACGACCGATCGATGTCGACCGTTCAGGCCAAAACTCACGCCGCAATTCTCGCGTTCGGACTTGCGAGCGAACCGGTCCGAGAAGAGTTCCACACGCCAGTGTCCGAGCAGCTTTCGGCTCTCACCGAACGGGTCACTGGCGGTGATCCGGACGTTTACGCGGAGATACAAGCGGCGTTTGGGGGTGCCGAGGACGTCGCGGCCGCCACACGCCGTATCGCCGAGGCGGACGCCGAAACGTTCGAAACCCTCTACCGCGACGCCCGATAA
- a CDS encoding M24 family metallopeptidase — translation MQPDTSDLDGFLADRNDDGYLIDADGEIPDQRYLSGFDAPDPFVTVYADGVHLLVSSLEYGRAKRESNAETVSRYSDFDYRTKREQYEQTEAKTRVIAEFLEQQGVTSVSVPERFPLSSADGLRDLGVSVAVDTESVITQLRAVKTDEEIERIRTAQRANEAAMGRAETLIREATIESGTLVHDGEVLTSERLRREIEMELLRNDHALDETIVACGADAADPHDRGSGPLEPHQSIIIDIFPRGKESKYFADMTRTFVKGTPSETIREWYDLTHKAQRAAFDVIEAGVTGGDVHDAVCDVYEAADEPTLRSDEGTETGFIHSTGHGIGLDIHERPRLAPGGEQLEAGHIVTVEPGLYDPAVGGVRIEDFGVVTEDGFENITEYPKQLVVE, via the coding sequence ATGCAGCCCGATACTTCGGATTTGGATGGGTTCCTCGCTGATCGGAACGACGACGGCTATCTGATCGATGCGGACGGCGAGATCCCTGATCAACGATATCTGTCCGGGTTCGACGCACCCGATCCGTTCGTGACAGTGTACGCGGACGGTGTGCATCTGTTGGTTTCGAGTCTCGAATACGGCCGGGCGAAACGAGAGAGTAACGCGGAGACGGTATCCCGATACAGCGATTTCGACTATCGAACGAAACGAGAGCAATACGAGCAAACCGAGGCAAAAACCCGCGTCATCGCCGAGTTTCTGGAGCAACAGGGAGTCACGTCCGTTTCGGTTCCCGAACGGTTCCCACTGTCGAGTGCTGACGGACTACGCGACCTCGGTGTCTCCGTGGCAGTCGACACTGAGAGCGTGATCACGCAGTTGCGCGCGGTCAAAACAGACGAAGAAATCGAGCGGATCCGCACCGCCCAGCGGGCGAACGAGGCGGCGATGGGTCGTGCCGAGACGCTCATCAGGGAGGCAACGATCGAATCAGGGACACTCGTTCACGACGGAGAGGTGTTGACCAGCGAACGCCTTCGCCGGGAGATCGAGATGGAACTCCTCCGGAACGACCACGCTCTCGATGAAACCATCGTCGCGTGTGGGGCCGACGCAGCAGATCCCCACGATCGAGGGAGTGGGCCGCTTGAGCCACACCAAAGCATCATTATCGACATCTTTCCGCGCGGAAAAGAATCGAAATACTTCGCGGATATGACTCGGACGTTCGTGAAGGGAACGCCGTCCGAGACGATCCGGGAGTGGTACGATCTTACCCACAAAGCCCAACGCGCCGCGTTCGACGTCATTGAAGCTGGAGTAACTGGTGGAGACGTTCACGATGCCGTCTGTGACGTGTATGAGGCCGCTGATGAGCCAACGCTCCGGAGCGATGAGGGAACCGAAACGGGGTTCATCCACAGCACCGGTCACGGAATCGGCTTAGATATCCACGAACGGCCGCGGCTCGCGCCGGGTGGAGAGCAACTCGAAGCGGGCCACATCGTCACTGTCGAGCCGGGACTGTACGATCCTGCCGTGGGCGGTGTTCGGATCGAGGACTTCGGCGTCGTCACCGAGGACGGCTTCGAGAACATCACCGAGTATCCCAAACAGCTAGTTGTGGAGTGA